One Brachybacterium kimchii genomic window carries:
- a CDS encoding glycoside hydrolase family 3 protein codes for MSDTPRQQAAQVPLASRVKPILEVDGLRFRDLDGDGELAPFEDWRLPAAERAADLVARMSPEEKIGLMVINSRSMGISQHDPELTSHDGALDEQYHPIKLDPHNSAGDPYEGTTEQITQMHMRHFIMRETPTGSRIATWVNAMQEVAETTRFGIPVIVAANSKNEAGGFRMGATPEDQDFTQWPGTLGLGATRDPELVRRFAELSRQEWAASGLRKGYMYMADTVTDPRWFRSYGTFGEDPAFNAAAIDAVVRGFQGEDGLGADGVALTTKHFPGGGARENGFDPHYAEGRFNVYPTPGSLEAYHLPPFQAAIDAGTSSVMPYYAIPSEEKSATPQGRLTEFEQVGFAFNTEVLSLLRAMGHTGYINSDSGILNKMAWGVQELSVPERAGAAISAGTDMIADTNDVRSIREAFVKGLFPAERLDEAARLLLVELFALGLFENPYVDPERADEVVANPQAQEAALEAHRRSVVLLKNPARASSEPDAAGADATGTDATGPEAEHGRRVLPLRPDALAGRRVYVEMFEDGITVKRLDALRAGIASEHPEVSFTTDFHEADVAIVLARPFTGDYFRSTGLLDLTIDEHSGVDLAKIREIRGSVGTLVVGLNAVMAWLPGTLETLADAFVCGFDTRPGTLVDAILGEFSPTGRLPLTFPISDEAIAVDENGICASPNDVPGFAKEQHMDGRPYVYVDSEGGRWVSGFGLEYA; via the coding sequence GTGTCCGACACACCCCGCCAGCAGGCTGCTCAGGTCCCCCTCGCCTCCCGCGTGAAGCCGATCCTCGAGGTCGACGGTCTGCGCTTCCGCGATCTCGACGGCGACGGCGAGCTCGCGCCCTTCGAGGACTGGCGTCTGCCCGCCGCGGAGCGCGCGGCAGATCTGGTGGCGCGGATGAGCCCCGAGGAGAAGATCGGCCTCATGGTCATCAACTCCCGCTCGATGGGAATCTCCCAGCACGACCCGGAGCTGACCAGCCACGACGGCGCTCTCGACGAGCAGTACCATCCGATCAAGCTGGATCCGCACAACTCGGCCGGGGACCCCTACGAGGGCACCACCGAGCAGATCACGCAGATGCACATGCGCCACTTCATCATGCGCGAGACCCCCACCGGCTCGCGCATCGCGACCTGGGTCAACGCCATGCAGGAGGTCGCCGAGACCACCCGGTTCGGCATCCCCGTGATCGTCGCCGCGAACTCGAAGAACGAGGCCGGCGGGTTCCGGATGGGCGCCACCCCCGAGGACCAGGACTTCACCCAGTGGCCCGGCACGCTGGGCCTCGGTGCGACCCGCGACCCGGAGCTCGTGCGGCGCTTCGCGGAGCTCTCGCGGCAGGAGTGGGCCGCGAGCGGCCTGCGCAAGGGCTACATGTACATGGCCGACACCGTCACCGACCCCCGCTGGTTCCGCTCCTACGGCACCTTCGGCGAGGACCCGGCGTTCAACGCCGCGGCGATCGACGCGGTGGTGCGCGGCTTCCAGGGCGAGGACGGGCTCGGGGCCGACGGGGTCGCCCTGACAACCAAGCACTTCCCCGGCGGCGGCGCCCGCGAGAACGGCTTCGACCCGCACTACGCGGAGGGCCGCTTCAACGTGTACCCGACCCCGGGCTCCCTCGAGGCCTATCACCTGCCGCCCTTCCAGGCGGCGATCGACGCCGGCACCTCGAGCGTCATGCCCTACTACGCGATCCCCTCCGAGGAGAAGTCCGCGACCCCGCAGGGCCGCCTCACGGAGTTCGAGCAGGTCGGCTTCGCCTTCAACACCGAGGTGCTCTCGCTGCTGCGCGCGATGGGCCACACGGGCTACATCAACTCCGACTCCGGCATCCTGAACAAGATGGCCTGGGGCGTCCAGGAACTGTCCGTGCCCGAGCGCGCGGGCGCCGCGATCTCGGCGGGAACCGACATGATCGCCGACACCAACGACGTCCGCTCGATCCGCGAGGCCTTCGTCAAGGGGCTCTTCCCGGCCGAGCGGCTCGACGAGGCCGCCCGGCTGCTGCTCGTGGAGCTGTTCGCCCTGGGACTGTTCGAGAACCCGTACGTCGACCCCGAGCGGGCCGACGAGGTCGTCGCGAACCCGCAGGCCCAGGAGGCGGCCCTCGAGGCGCACCGGCGCTCGGTCGTGCTGCTGAAGAACCCCGCGCGGGCCTCCTCCGAGCCGGACGCGGCGGGGGCGGACGCGACGGGGACGGACGCGACGGGGCCGGAGGCGGAGCACGGGCGCCGCGTCCTGCCCCTGCGTCCCGATGCGCTCGCGGGCAGGCGGGTGTACGTGGAGATGTTCGAGGACGGCATCACCGTGAAGCGCCTGGACGCCCTGCGCGCGGGCATCGCGAGCGAGCACCCCGAGGTCTCCTTCACGACCGACTTCCACGAGGCCGACGTCGCGATCGTGCTGGCCCGCCCGTTCACGGGCGACTACTTCCGCTCGACCGGACTGCTGGACCTCACGATCGACGAGCACTCGGGAGTGGACCTCGCGAAGATCCGGGAGATCCGCGGGAGCGTGGGCACCCTGGTGGTGGGGCTGAACGCGGTGATGGCGTGGCTGCCCGGGACCCTCGAGACCCTCGCCGACGCGTTCGTGTGCGGCTTCGACACCCGGCCCGGGACGCTCGTCGACGCGATCCTGGGCGAGTTCTCCCCCACCGGGCGCCTGCCGCTGACCTTCCCGATCTCCGACGAGGCGATCGCGGTCGATGAGAACGGCATCTGCGCCTCCCCCAACGACGTCCCCGGCTTCGCCAAGGAGCAGCACATGGACGGCCGCCCGTACGTGTACGTCGACTCCGAGGGCGGACGCTGGGTGAGCGGCTTCGGCCTCGAGTACGCCTGA
- a CDS encoding SulP family inorganic anion transporter: protein MPTTPQADHRAPSVLSALRDPRLLSVEVLGGLVTAFALIPESLSFAIVAGLDPRMGLYAAFTMACATAVLGGRPAMVSGAAGSIALVIFPVARDHGVDFLIATVILGGMLQMLLGGLGVARLMRFIPRSVMVGFVDALAILIFSAQLPQLIGVPWLVYPLVAAGVAVIALFPRLTRRIPAPLVTILLITLAVVSLGADVPTVGDQGALPHSLPVPGLPHVPLTLHTLGIIAPYGVAMALVGLMESLLTANLVDDITRTRTSRTREALGQGAANVITGVFGGMGGCAMIGQTIVNVKQAGARTRLSSFLAGAFLITLSVALGDTVGRIPMAALVAVMLVVAATTFDWHSLRTLPLMPRSETLVLLVTVLGTVLTDNLAVGVILGVITAAVAFARRVAHMTEVVRDPGDPGRYRVRGQLFFASSNDLVEQFDYDSGPSHVTVDLSGATVWDASSVAALDGVREQYHRAGRTVEFSGLDRISDHYVQRLGGRLG, encoded by the coding sequence ATGCCCACGACCCCTCAGGCGGACCACCGCGCCCCCTCCGTGCTGAGCGCCCTGCGCGATCCCCGTCTGCTCTCGGTCGAGGTGCTCGGCGGGCTGGTCACCGCGTTCGCGCTGATCCCCGAGTCGCTGAGCTTCGCCATCGTCGCCGGGCTCGACCCGCGGATGGGGCTGTACGCGGCGTTCACGATGGCCTGCGCGACCGCGGTGCTCGGCGGGAGGCCCGCCATGGTCTCCGGGGCCGCGGGCTCGATCGCACTGGTGATCTTCCCCGTGGCCCGCGACCACGGCGTGGACTTCCTCATCGCGACCGTGATCCTGGGCGGGATGCTGCAGATGCTGCTGGGCGGCCTCGGCGTGGCCAGGCTGATGCGGTTCATCCCGCGATCGGTGATGGTCGGATTCGTCGACGCCCTCGCGATCCTCATCTTCTCCGCCCAGCTCCCGCAGCTGATCGGCGTGCCCTGGCTGGTCTACCCGCTGGTCGCCGCCGGTGTCGCCGTCATCGCCCTCTTCCCGCGGCTGACCCGCCGCATCCCGGCCCCGCTCGTGACGATCCTGCTGATCACCCTCGCGGTGGTGAGCCTCGGGGCCGACGTCCCGACGGTCGGCGACCAGGGCGCACTACCCCACAGCCTGCCCGTGCCCGGCCTGCCGCACGTGCCGCTGACCCTGCACACCCTGGGGATCATCGCGCCCTACGGGGTCGCGATGGCGCTCGTCGGCCTCATGGAATCGCTGCTGACGGCGAACCTCGTGGACGACATCACCCGCACCCGCACCTCCCGCACGCGCGAGGCCCTCGGCCAGGGCGCGGCGAACGTGATCACCGGCGTGTTCGGCGGGATGGGCGGCTGCGCCATGATCGGCCAGACCATCGTCAACGTGAAGCAGGCGGGCGCCCGCACCCGACTCTCCTCGTTCCTCGCCGGCGCCTTCCTCATCACCCTGTCCGTGGCCCTCGGCGACACCGTCGGCCGCATCCCCATGGCCGCCCTGGTCGCGGTGATGCTCGTGGTCGCCGCCACCACCTTCGACTGGCACTCGCTGCGCACCCTGCCGCTCATGCCCCGCAGCGAGACCCTCGTGCTGCTGGTGACCGTGCTCGGCACCGTGCTGACGGACAACCTCGCCGTCGGCGTCATCCTCGGGGTGATCACGGCCGCCGTGGCCTTCGCGCGGCGCGTCGCCCACATGACCGAGGTGGTCCGCGATCCCGGCGACCCGGGGCGCTATCGCGTGCGCGGCCAGCTGTTCTTCGCCTCGAGCAATGATCTCGTCGAGCAGTTCGACTACGACTCGGGCCCCTCGCACGTGACGGTCGACCTGAGCGGGGCGACGGTGTGGGACGCCTCGAGCGTCGCGGCGCTCGACGGCGTGCGCGAGCAGTACCACCGCGCCGGACGCACCGTCGAGTTCAGCGGGCTCGACCGGATCTCCGACCACTACGTGCAGCGCCTCGGCGGGCGGCTCGGCTGA
- a CDS encoding MFS transporter: MSHVNDTTKHAGYAYYGSGLPTLAPPSSEAPKPPKRARAVAALGFSQAVDNSESGLTKTFFPLIAAAFGLGYTQLGIFSAIPMFARMIFGPTWAMAADRFGRKRVLVLVTGVWGLWTVASGFATSYTALVVLFAISAVGTVASEPVLNGMLPDLFKQSERGKAYGMVRGIGGGVGILIGPAIGLFGSNPEGWRYALWTMGAISIVSGLLILLWVPKPAVKSVSVTDDPESGTFRLRDVGQLFRIPTIWMIVVMLPFITSLILLSFYTQFLVDVRGMGVPEAALVMAVFSLGSMFSAFLGGFLGDLVTARFGYKGRIMLMQVYLVCFAATIFLATQIDSTNRVYIYAATFVMGLVFSIGFSGCVLPIVSTVVPKKLGASAFAFLFSFVQGGITAILSINIGIIADVFGDLQVTFLWFCVVPYLINAVVWCGFYFCYPRDAARQAERERREAEALAAKGAAGGEPGTSEQPLGV, from the coding sequence ATGTCTCACGTCAACGACACCACGAAGCACGCGGGGTACGCCTACTACGGCTCCGGCCTGCCCACCCTCGCTCCGCCCAGCTCCGAGGCGCCGAAGCCCCCGAAGCGCGCCCGCGCCGTCGCCGCCCTCGGGTTCTCCCAGGCGGTCGACAACTCCGAGTCCGGCCTGACCAAGACCTTCTTCCCGCTGATCGCCGCAGCCTTCGGCCTCGGCTACACGCAGCTGGGGATCTTCAGCGCGATCCCGATGTTCGCCCGCATGATCTTCGGGCCCACCTGGGCGATGGCGGCCGACCGCTTCGGCCGCAAACGGGTGCTCGTGCTCGTCACCGGCGTGTGGGGCCTGTGGACCGTGGCGAGCGGCTTCGCCACCAGCTACACCGCGCTCGTGGTGCTCTTCGCCATCTCCGCCGTGGGCACCGTCGCCTCCGAGCCCGTGCTCAACGGCATGCTGCCGGACCTGTTCAAGCAGTCCGAGCGCGGCAAGGCCTACGGCATGGTCCGCGGCATCGGCGGCGGCGTCGGCATCCTCATCGGCCCGGCGATCGGCCTGTTCGGCTCGAATCCCGAGGGATGGCGCTACGCCCTGTGGACGATGGGCGCCATCTCGATCGTCTCGGGTCTGCTGATCCTGCTGTGGGTGCCGAAGCCGGCCGTGAAGTCCGTGAGCGTCACCGACGACCCGGAGTCCGGGACCTTCCGCCTGCGCGACGTGGGTCAGCTGTTCAGGATCCCCACCATCTGGATGATCGTCGTCATGCTGCCGTTCATCACCTCGCTGATCCTGCTGAGCTTCTACACCCAGTTCCTCGTCGATGTGCGCGGCATGGGCGTGCCCGAGGCGGCGCTGGTGATGGCCGTGTTCTCGCTGGGCTCGATGTTCTCCGCCTTCCTCGGCGGATTCCTCGGCGACCTGGTGACCGCGCGCTTCGGCTACAAGGGCCGGATCATGCTGATGCAGGTCTACCTGGTGTGCTTCGCCGCCACGATCTTCCTCGCCACGCAGATCGACTCCACCAACCGGGTGTACATCTACGCGGCGACCTTCGTGATGGGGCTCGTGTTCTCGATCGGGTTCTCCGGCTGCGTGCTGCCGATCGTCTCGACCGTGGTCCCCAAGAAGCTCGGCGCCTCGGCCTTCGCCTTCCTGTTCTCGTTCGTCCAGGGCGGCATCACCGCGATCCTCTCGATCAACATCGGCATCATCGCCGACGTCTTCGGCGACCTCCAGGTCACCTTCCTCTGGTTCTGCGTGGTCCCGTACCTGATCAACGCCGTGGTCTGGTGCGGCTTCTACTTCTGCTACCCCCGCGACGCCGCCCGTCAGGCCGAGCGAGAGCGGCGCGAGGCCGAGGCGCTGGCCGCGAAGGGCGCCGCGGGCGGGGAGCCCGGGACCAGCGAGCAGCCGCTCGGCGTCTGA
- a CDS encoding phosphotransferase, with translation MAAPRSGPTGPAHVSALLDRIRYEEGASRDLVSLTARPTVLGRGWDNSQWHVGALEDGTRVVLRVPEREIAREILEHEIALLGDADALPESLPFARPRLLGQVPADAPGGPAALLTWIEGDVVAELVRSAPETAPRLAELLATALAALHRPAPATHPRGRVRGVPLERRSAAVAEELALLDRPTGERVRAAWEQGLEADVWDGPDLLLHGDPHPGNLVVPTAGSSRDGATRLGLIDWGDTCAGDPASDLGAIFHLDPTGSAVGTYLRRAAWAREADARAREALVLRARSWAARYASAILSHPAHAEETTHAALEHSARRMLDALSRPRSRRVR, from the coding sequence ATGGCAGCACCTCGCAGCGGGCCGACGGGCCCCGCGCACGTGAGCGCCCTCCTCGACCGGATCCGGTACGAGGAGGGCGCTTCGCGCGACCTGGTCTCCCTCACCGCACGGCCGACCGTCCTCGGCCGAGGATGGGACAACAGCCAGTGGCACGTCGGAGCCCTCGAGGACGGCACGCGCGTGGTGCTGCGGGTGCCGGAGCGGGAGATCGCGCGCGAGATCCTCGAGCACGAGATCGCCCTGCTGGGCGACGCGGATGCGCTGCCGGAGTCTCTGCCGTTCGCCCGCCCTCGTCTGCTGGGGCAGGTCCCGGCCGATGCACCGGGCGGGCCCGCGGCGCTGCTCACCTGGATCGAGGGCGATGTGGTCGCGGAGCTCGTGAGGAGCGCGCCGGAGACCGCGCCACGGCTCGCCGAGCTCCTGGCGACCGCCCTCGCCGCGCTGCATCGGCCGGCACCGGCGACGCATCCCCGCGGGCGCGTGCGCGGCGTGCCCCTCGAGCGGCGCAGCGCGGCCGTCGCCGAGGAGCTGGCACTCCTGGACCGGCCGACGGGGGAGAGGGTGCGCGCCGCGTGGGAGCAGGGCCTGGAGGCTGACGTCTGGGACGGCCCCGACCTGCTGCTGCACGGCGATCCGCATCCGGGGAACCTGGTGGTGCCCACGGCGGGATCCTCGCGCGATGGCGCGACCCGGCTCGGTCTCATCGACTGGGGCGACACCTGCGCGGGCGACCCCGCGAGCGATCTCGGGGCGATCTTCCACCTCGATCCCACGGGCAGCGCCGTCGGGACCTATCTGCGCCGTGCGGCCTGGGCGCGGGAGGCGGATGCGCGTGCCCGGGAGGCGCTCGTGCTGCGCGCCCGGTCGTGGGCCGCACGGTATGCCTCGGCGATCCTGTCCCATCCCGCGCACGCGGAGGAGACCACTCACGCCGCCCTCGAGCACAGTGCCCGGCGGATGCTCGATGCGCTCAGCAGACCTCGGTCGCGCCGCGTGCGGTGA
- a CDS encoding glycine C-acetyltransferase, whose amino-acid sequence MYADVKGQLAAELEEIREAGTFKNERTISTPQSAHVEAAAFGDAPAEVLNFCANNYLGLADDPRLIEAAKRALDERGFGMASVRFICGTGDLHLELEQKVSEFLGTEATILFSSCFDANGGVFESLFGAGDAIVSDALNHASLIDGIRLSKASRYRYRNADMDDLRAQLEATRSQNDGAPARRTIIVTDGVFSMDGYLAPLDRICDLADEYGALVLVDDSHAVGFMGETGAGTPEHFGVADRVDIFTGTFGKALGGASGGYVSGRAEIVDLLRQRARPYLFSNSLAPAIVAATLTALDLVEGSAELREKLFANASLFRRRMVEEGFELLDGEHAIVPVMFGDARRAAKIADAMLAQGVYVTAFSYPVVPKDRARIRVQLSAAHSPEDIETCVQAFVTARGATEVC is encoded by the coding sequence TCAAGAACGAGCGCACGATCTCGACCCCGCAGTCCGCGCACGTCGAGGCCGCGGCCTTCGGCGACGCCCCGGCGGAGGTCCTGAACTTCTGCGCGAACAACTACCTGGGCCTGGCCGACGACCCGCGGCTCATCGAGGCCGCGAAGAGGGCGCTGGACGAGCGCGGCTTCGGCATGGCCTCGGTGCGCTTCATCTGCGGCACCGGGGATCTGCACCTCGAGCTCGAGCAGAAGGTCAGCGAGTTCCTGGGCACCGAGGCGACGATCCTGTTCTCCTCGTGCTTCGACGCCAACGGCGGCGTCTTCGAGTCGCTGTTCGGCGCGGGCGACGCGATCGTCTCCGACGCGCTGAACCATGCCTCCCTCATCGACGGCATCCGGCTGTCCAAGGCCTCCCGCTACCGCTACCGCAACGCCGACATGGACGATCTGCGCGCCCAGCTCGAGGCCACCCGCTCGCAGAACGACGGCGCGCCCGCGCGTCGCACGATCATCGTCACCGACGGCGTGTTCTCGATGGACGGCTACCTCGCACCGCTCGATCGCATCTGCGACCTGGCCGACGAGTACGGCGCTCTCGTCCTGGTCGACGACTCCCACGCCGTCGGCTTCATGGGCGAGACGGGCGCCGGCACCCCCGAGCACTTCGGGGTCGCCGATCGCGTCGACATCTTTACGGGCACCTTCGGCAAGGCGCTCGGCGGTGCGAGCGGCGGCTACGTCTCCGGCCGCGCCGAGATCGTGGACCTGCTGCGCCAGCGGGCCCGTCCCTACCTGTTCTCCAACTCGCTCGCGCCCGCGATCGTCGCCGCGACCCTCACCGCCCTGGACCTCGTCGAGGGCAGCGCGGAACTGCGCGAGAAGCTGTTCGCCAATGCCTCCCTGTTCCGGCGCCGCATGGTCGAGGAGGGCTTCGAGCTGCTGGACGGGGAGCACGCGATCGTCCCCGTGATGTTCGGCGATGCGCGGCGCGCGGCGAAGATCGCCGACGCGATGCTCGCGCAGGGCGTCTACGTCACCGCCTTCTCCTACCCCGTCGTGCCCAAGGACCGTGCGCGCATCCGCGTGCAGCTCTCCGCGGCGCACTCCCCCGAGGACATCGAGACCTGCGTCCAGGCCTTCGTCACCGCACGCGGCGCGACCGAGGTCTGCTGA